One Mercenaria mercenaria strain notata chromosome 12, MADL_Memer_1, whole genome shotgun sequence DNA segment encodes these proteins:
- the LOC123535496 gene encoding ciliated left-right organizer metallopeptidase-like — protein MYRPLRIYPYFGDNLKYELSDQEAQILKNTINNVILYVKKILSVIPTEGYLLLERNACKSSWTGGRNAGKCASIRKDYVGEFCLDNFMIPDEHLEAFYTWTNRPLPDRTWYTDGVGVKNADYILYVQARTTKSCMTNFSPESTSTLMAYASYCKLGKNDRPIAGYINFCASEFKKYKSNRNKRILITLHEVFHALGFSKDLILNFRDFRQETFDTVELPHYSFPILRENNGTYWLLTPTVVSKMQEQFACQETGSNLPEGAPMTDKENVLQSHWDSSFLPGSVMSSKLGEPEYTFVDPITLAVFRDTGWYDVNFAYGDDYLWGKKKGCNFLKSLNSKEIPDLQKQCSVDFSSGCNYLQTEVINCENSELFSTSDAEEKSIENCRFNSSGSFYEAESSLDVGRCILYEKNLVMNGRCVVARCSVGDVYIKLRSIDPNWVKCSSGEIIEDTVEGGFVTCPVDEESFCARRNLPVYLQDLVTLEATTVTERPRATYPVTQGNMYSVEEITNSRTANIGQSCSTYSTNVAKTIFLLFVVKLIINL, from the coding sequence ATGTATAGACCATTAAGAATATATCCATATTTTGGAGACAATTTGAAATATGAATTAAGTGATCAAGAagcacaaattttaaaaaatactataAACAATGTTATTTTGTATGTTAAAAAGATCTTATCAGTAATTCCGACTGAGGGATATTTATTACTAGAAAGGAATGCTTGTAAAAGTTCTTGGACTGGTGGAAGAAATGCAGGGAAATGTGCCTCAATACGCAAGGATTATGTGGGAGaattttgtcttgataattttatGATTCCTGATGAGCATTTAGAAGCTTTCTATACTTGGACAAATAGACCTTTGCCTGATAGAACTTGGTACACAGATGGTGTTGGTGTGaaaaatgcagactatattttgtATGTGCAGGCCAGGACAACAAAGTCGTGCATGACAAATTTTTCACCAGAGTCTACCAGTACACTGATGGCTTATGCATCTTATTGCAAGCTTGGAAAAAATGACAGGCCCATTGCTGGCTATATAAATTTCTGTGCAAGTGAGTTTAAGAAATACAAAAGTAACAGGAATAAGCGGATCTTAATTACTTTGCATGAAGTATTTCATGCATTAGGATTTTCTAAGGATTTGATTTTAAACTTTCGTGATTTCAGACAGGAAACATTTGATACAGTTGAACTGCCGCACTACAGTTTTCCAATTTTACGTGAAAATAATGGTACATACTGGCTTTTAACACCAACAGTTGTATCTAAAATGCAAGAACAATTTGCCTGCCAAGAGACTGGCAGTAATTTGCCAGAAGGTGCCCCGATGACAGATAAAGAGAATGTTCTCCAGTCACATTGGGATAGCAGTTTTTTGCCAGGATCTgtaatgtcatcaaaattgggTGAACCAGAATATACATTTGTGGATCCAATAACCTTGGCAGTATTTCGTGACACAGGCTGGTATGATGTTAACTTTGCATATGGGGATGATTATTTATGGGGAAAGAAAAAGGGATGTAATTTTCTGAAGTCATTAAATTCTAAAGAAATTCCAGACTTACAGAAGCAATGTTCTGTTGATTTCAGTTCTGGCTGTAACTATTTGCAAACTGAAGTTATTAACTGTGAAAATAGTGAATTATTCTCTACCTCAGATGCTGAAGAAAAGTCAATCGAGAATTGTAGATTTAATTCCTCAGGTTCTTTTTATGAGGCAGAATCAAGCTTAGATGTTGGACGATGTAttctgtatgaaaaaaatctaGTCATGAATGGGAGGTGCGTTGTAGCAAGGTGTTCTGTCGGTGATGTCTATATTAAACTGCGAAGCATAGATCCAAACTGGGTAAAATGCAGTTCAGGTGAAATCATTGAAGACACAGTAGAAGGTGGTTTTGTAACTTGTCCTGTAGATGAAGAATCATTTTGTGCTAGGAGGAATCTACCAGTTTATTTGCAGGATTTAGTTACGCTTGAAGCTACAACTGTGACAGAAAGACCGAGAGCCACTTATCCAGTTACTCAAGGCAATATGTATAGTGTTGAAGAAATAACTAACAGTCGTACTGCAAATATAGGGCAGTCCTGTAGTACCTACTCAACGAATGTTGCAAAAactattttcttgttatttgttGTGAAATTAATCATTAATCTGTGA